From the genome of Streptomyces sp. V2I9:
CGGGCAAGGGTCGGCCCGCGCAGATCGTCGTCTATCGGCGGCCCGTCGAACTCCGCACCAAGAGCCGCGAGGAGCGCGCCCTGCTGGTGCACGAGGTCGTGGTCGAGCAGGTCGCCGAGCTGCTGGGGCTGGCGCCCGAGTCGGTCGACCCCCGGTACGGGCAGGACTGACCTTCCGGCCCCGTTCCGGACACAGCCGCAGCCGGCCCGCCGAGCCCGAAGGCCCTTCGGACCGAGCCGGACGGGACCAAGCGGGACGGCACCGAACCGGACCCGTCCGGCACAGCCCCCGGCCCCTCGCGCCCGAAGGCCCTGGCCGGGGACCGCCCGCTTCCGCCTCAGTCGTCCAGGACCGACAGGTCCTGGCGGGCCACCGGGACCTCGACCGTGCCCCGGTCGTCGGGGAGCGTCTGCACGGTGAACATCTGCACGCCGCCCACCGTGCGCGCCAGCATGCGCGACGCGTGGACCGGGCCGCCCGAGGTCGTCTCGACGGTCAGCGCGTAGGCGCCCTTGAGACCGTCCGGGGCCTTCGGGGTGACGGCGAGGGTCGTACCGGCCTTGACCGTGTACGTCTCCACCACCGGTTCGCCGCCCTCGCTGCCCGCCGACGCGGTGACCTTCACCTTGGCCGTGGCGCCCGGCGCGGTCAGGGACAGCGTCGCGTCCTTCGCCCCGTTGTCCGGGACGCTCGCCCGCGCACCGACCGGGCCGGTGGCCGGGATGTAGGCGACCTCCTGCTTCTCGCCCTTGCCCCGGACCACGCGCAGCGCGGCCACGATCGGCGTCGCCCGCTCCTTCCGGACGGGGGTCAGGAGGAGGGAGCCCGGTTCGCCGCGGGTGACGTCCTTGAGGTCGACGGCCGCCGTCATCGAGGACTTGATGTGCAGGGTGGCGTTCCCGGCCGGGGAGAACGTCGCGTTCTTGCCCACGAGCCGGACCCTCACATCGGCGTCGTCCTCGCCGGGCGCGTACGCCACCAGCTGGACGGAGGTGGCGTCCGCCGGGATGCCGGGCAGCACGAGCGAGCCGGAGGGGTCCTCGGACGCGGTGATCCAGTCGCTGCCCGCACCGTCCTCGGCGCTCATGACGACCGCTCCGATCCGCCCCGAGCGGGTGGTGACGTGCGCGGTCAGCAGATCGACCGCCTCGGAGGTGAGCGTGGACAGCAGGACGGCGACGCTGGAGCGGGCCGGCACGGTGATGCCGTCCCCGACCTCGGACGTGAGCGCGCCCTCGGGGCCGTACAGCTCGATGTCGGCGACGGCGGCGGAGTCGTCGGGGTTGGTGAGGTGGATGTAGTCCTGGCGTGACGTCGCGGTGCTCGCGCCCGGGAACCAGAAGTCGGT
Proteins encoded in this window:
- a CDS encoding DUF5719 family protein, whose protein sequence is MKSTHLSLIAGAAVLAAVTGFATVTAPGAPAETGAKSAALLPVERSSLVCPAPSGSDLAETRYTAFTPAGEGGEAEGAAELKPALPVVDDEDETDPKKAKKAEEAAKKAKEKAEKPVLAVKEPGKPVTAEADGASAPALAGTATGKLAPGWTAQQTTEVGAGGARGLLGVTCTAPDTDFWFPGASTATSRQDYIHLTNPDDSAAVADIELYGPEGALTSEVGDGITVPARSSVAVLLSTLTSEAVDLLTAHVTTRSGRIGAVVMSAEDGAGSDWITASEDPSGSLVLPGIPADATSVQLVAYAPGEDDADVRVRLVGKNATFSPAGNATLHIKSSMTAAVDLKDVTRGEPGSLLLTPVRKERATPIVAALRVVRGKGEKQEVAYIPATGPVGARASVPDNGAKDATLSLTAPGATAKVKVTASAGSEGGEPVVETYTVKAGTTLAVTPKAPDGLKGAYALTVETTSGGPVHASRMLARTVGGVQMFTVQTLPDDRGTVEVPVARQDLSVLDD